In one Hymenobacter sp. DG25B genomic region, the following are encoded:
- a CDS encoding TlpA family protein disulfide reductase — MNRKTLLQWLPLVLFALVLFTPLRTPVLGGLQSLLLATGLWKADAPTAATAPAAAPIMPTGGAAYPHNLPLTTLDGKTVNLSDLKGKVVFVNLWASWCPPCVAEMPGIHALYKKLDPRKVAFVMISLDENPAKAQAMLKRHGFTFPVYFPTGPLAAPFDSPSIPSTVILDPNGQVAARHDGMAEYDTPEFKAALEKLAISAR, encoded by the coding sequence ATGAATCGTAAAACCCTTCTCCAGTGGCTGCCACTGGTTTTATTTGCCCTCGTTCTGTTTACTCCTTTGCGCACGCCCGTGTTGGGCGGGCTGCAAAGCCTGCTGCTGGCCACCGGCCTGTGGAAAGCGGATGCGCCGACGGCTGCCACGGCCCCGGCTGCCGCGCCCATTATGCCGACGGGCGGCGCCGCGTACCCGCACAACCTGCCCTTGACTACGCTCGATGGGAAAACCGTCAACCTGAGCGACCTGAAGGGCAAGGTGGTGTTCGTGAACCTGTGGGCCAGCTGGTGCCCGCCCTGCGTGGCGGAGATGCCCGGCATTCATGCCCTCTACAAAAAACTGGACCCCAGGAAGGTGGCCTTCGTGATGATTTCCCTGGATGAGAACCCGGCCAAGGCCCAGGCCATGCTCAAGCGCCACGGCTTTACCTTCCCGGTGTATTTCCCCACGGGCCCGCTGGCCGCGCCCTTCGACTCACCATCTATTCCTTCTACGGTGATTCTGGACCCCAACGGGCAGGTAGCGGCCCGCCACGATGGCATGGCTGAATACGACACGCCGGAGTTTAAAGCCGCCTTGGAGAAGCTGGCTATATCTGCTCGATAA